A window of Frankiaceae bacterium contains these coding sequences:
- a CDS encoding ubiquitin-like protein Pup, whose product MAAKDSGGGQQRATRKSDEVDEVEATTSDDVQERHEKLTDDVDSLLDEIDDVLEENAEDFVRSFVQKGGE is encoded by the coding sequence ATGGCAGCGAAGGACAGCGGCGGCGGTCAGCAGCGCGCCACGCGGAAGTCGGACGAGGTCGACGAGGTCGAGGCGACGACCTCCGACGACGTCCAGGAACGCCACGAGAAATTGACCGACGACGTCGATTCCCTGTTGGACGAGATTGACGACGTCTTGGAAGAGAATGCCGAGGACTTTGTCCGCTCGTTCGTCCAGAAGGGCGGAGAGTGA
- a CDS encoding copper-translocating P-type ATPase, translating to MTPAATDAHAHPAEHADHDSAAPSHEAHDAHAGHGGAAAFARRFWWSLALTLPVVATSHMVMDWLGYDLSFPGMDWVGPVFGSVVYVWGGWPFLTGGVAELRARRPGMMLLVSLAITVAYAASLANTAGAFAMEFWWELTALVTIMLLGHWQETKALGQSRDALGALAALLPDEAERVGHHGTETVRLDQLAPGDVVLVRAGARVPADGEVVAGAAEVDESMITGESRPVTKHTGDRVVAGTVSTDSAIRVRVGAVGRDTALAGIQRLVAEAQASGSRAQALADRAAAVLVYVALAAAVVTFVAWSVAGDPSQAVLLTVGVLVISCPHALGLAIPLVVSLSSATAARNGILVKDRLALERMRTVDTVLFDKTGTLTKGEHAVTGVSPATGLAEADVLRLAGAVEADSEHPLARAIVRAAGDVPAARGFRSIPGRGVEATVDGTAYAVGGPALLRERSLAEPPEVAATADGWRARGAAVLYLVRDGAVIGALALEDEVRPEAREAVDRLHALGRRVVMITGDARQVAEAVGKALGVDEVLAEVLPEQKDATVAALQARGLTVAMVGDGVNDAPALARADVGLAIGAGTDVAVESAGVVLASSDPRAVVSVIRLSTAGYRKMVQNLVWAAGYNVVAIPLAAGALAWAGFTLPPAVGAVLMSVSTIVVAANAQLLRRLDLRPDTSGSQQ from the coding sequence ATGACACCCGCCGCGACCGACGCGCACGCCCACCCGGCCGAGCACGCCGACCACGACTCCGCCGCGCCGAGCCACGAGGCCCACGACGCGCACGCCGGGCACGGCGGGGCGGCGGCGTTCGCCCGCCGCTTCTGGTGGAGCCTGGCCCTCACGCTCCCGGTCGTCGCGACCAGTCACATGGTCATGGACTGGCTGGGCTACGACCTGTCGTTCCCCGGCATGGACTGGGTCGGGCCGGTGTTCGGCAGCGTCGTGTACGTCTGGGGCGGGTGGCCGTTCCTCACCGGCGGCGTCGCGGAGCTGCGCGCCCGCCGCCCCGGCATGATGCTGCTCGTCTCGCTGGCGATCACCGTGGCGTACGCCGCCTCCCTCGCGAACACCGCCGGGGCGTTCGCCATGGAGTTCTGGTGGGAGCTGACGGCGCTCGTCACGATCATGCTGCTCGGCCACTGGCAGGAGACGAAGGCGCTCGGCCAGTCGCGCGACGCGCTCGGCGCGCTCGCCGCGCTGCTGCCCGACGAGGCCGAGCGGGTCGGCCACCACGGCACGGAGACCGTACGGCTCGACCAGCTCGCGCCCGGCGACGTCGTCCTCGTCCGCGCCGGGGCACGCGTGCCGGCGGACGGCGAGGTCGTCGCCGGGGCCGCCGAGGTGGACGAGTCGATGATCACCGGCGAGTCGCGGCCGGTGACCAAGCACACCGGCGACCGCGTCGTCGCGGGCACCGTCTCGACCGACTCCGCCATCCGCGTGCGGGTCGGCGCCGTCGGCAGGGACACCGCGCTCGCCGGCATCCAGCGGCTCGTCGCCGAGGCGCAGGCGTCCGGCTCCCGCGCGCAGGCGCTGGCGGACAGGGCGGCGGCGGTGCTCGTCTACGTCGCGCTGGCCGCGGCGGTCGTGACGTTCGTCGCGTGGTCGGTCGCCGGCGACCCCAGCCAGGCCGTGCTGCTCACCGTCGGCGTCCTCGTCATCAGCTGCCCGCACGCGCTCGGCCTGGCGATCCCGCTCGTCGTCTCGCTGTCGTCCGCGACGGCCGCGCGCAACGGCATCCTCGTCAAGGACCGGCTCGCGCTGGAGCGGATGCGTACCGTCGACACCGTGCTGTTCGACAAGACCGGCACGCTGACGAAGGGCGAGCACGCCGTGACCGGCGTCTCCCCCGCCACCGGACTCGCCGAGGCCGACGTCCTGCGGCTCGCGGGCGCGGTGGAGGCCGACTCGGAGCACCCGCTGGCCCGCGCCATCGTCCGCGCCGCCGGTGACGTACCCGCCGCGCGCGGCTTCCGGTCGATCCCCGGCCGCGGCGTCGAGGCCACGGTGGACGGCACGGCGTACGCCGTCGGCGGCCCCGCCTTGCTCCGCGAGCGCTCCCTCGCCGAGCCGCCCGAGGTCGCGGCGACCGCGGACGGGTGGCGGGCGCGTGGCGCGGCGGTGCTGTACCTCGTCCGCGACGGCGCGGTCATCGGCGCGCTCGCACTGGAGGACGAGGTACGTCCCGAGGCCCGCGAGGCCGTCGACCGGCTGCACGCGCTGGGCCGCCGCGTCGTGATGATCACCGGCGACGCGCGGCAGGTCGCCGAGGCAGTCGGCAAGGCACTCGGCGTCGACGAGGTGCTGGCCGAGGTGCTGCCGGAGCAGAAGGACGCCACCGTCGCGGCGCTGCAGGCCCGCGGGCTGACGGTCGCGATGGTCGGCGACGGCGTCAACGACGCCCCCGCGCTCGCCCGCGCGGACGTCGGCCTCGCGATCGGCGCCGGCACCGACGTCGCCGTCGAGTCGGCCGGCGTCGTGCTCGCGTCGTCCGACCCGCGCGCCGTCGTCTCCGTGATCCGCCTCTCGACGGCCGGGTACCGCAAGATGGTGCAGAACCTCGTCTGGGCGGCGGGCTACAACGTCGTCGCGATCCCGCTGGCGGCGGGCGCGCTGGCCTGGGCAGGGTTCACGTTGCCACCCGCGGTGGGCGCGGTGCTGATGAGCGTGTCCACGATCGTCGTGGCCGCCAACGCGCAGCTGCTCCGCCGCCTCGACCTCCGCCCCGACACCTCAGGGAGCCAGCAGTGA
- a CDS encoding endonuclease VII domain-containing protein codes for MEKRCPECGETKRLEEFVINRTKNRELGGYCLPCHNAIVRENVELNHGSTRNFHLKARYGLTHDDVAAMVEAQGGKCAICKVKDAEHVDHDHETGEVRGILCFTCNVGLGNFSDDPERLLLAHRYLTRPTPDTVERVAARLRLISRRAS; via the coding sequence GTGGAGAAGCGCTGCCCGGAGTGCGGCGAAACCAAGCGACTCGAAGAGTTTGTCATCAATCGGACGAAGAATCGTGAGCTCGGTGGCTACTGCCTGCCGTGCCACAACGCGATCGTTCGCGAGAATGTCGAGCTCAACCACGGTAGCACGCGCAATTTTCACCTGAAGGCCCGTTACGGCCTGACCCACGATGACGTCGCCGCGATGGTCGAGGCGCAGGGTGGGAAATGCGCTATCTGCAAGGTCAAGGACGCCGAGCACGTGGATCACGACCACGAGACCGGTGAGGTCCGCGGCATCCTCTGCTTCACCTGCAACGTCGGCCTCGGCAACTTCAGCGACGACCCCGAGCGCCTGCTCCTCGCACACCGCTACCTGACCCGACCCACCCCCGACACCGTCGAACGGGTGGCCGCGCGCCTGCGCCTCATCTCCCGGAGGGCTTCGTGA
- a CDS encoding ATP-binding protein, with protein sequence MEITLALNLPRDEQSVPVARRIVDTSMRSVGVEGECVDDVTLALTEACTNVLKHSGPGDEYEVRVKLCDSLCSIEVADIGRGFDFSSLADGDAADDAERGRGVQLMRMLVDRVRFQSKPQAGSVVHLEKTLAYVDGSLLDKAVAASTA encoded by the coding sequence ATGGAGATCACCCTCGCGCTGAACCTGCCGCGTGACGAGCAGAGCGTTCCGGTCGCGCGCCGGATCGTCGACACCTCCATGCGTTCGGTCGGCGTCGAGGGCGAGTGCGTCGACGACGTGACGCTGGCGCTCACCGAGGCCTGCACGAACGTCCTCAAGCACTCCGGCCCCGGCGACGAGTACGAGGTCCGCGTCAAGCTCTGCGACAGCCTGTGCTCCATCGAGGTCGCGGACATCGGGCGCGGGTTCGACTTCTCGTCCCTGGCCGACGGCGACGCCGCCGACGACGCCGAGCGCGGCCGCGGCGTCCAGCTCATGCGGATGCTCGTCGACCGGGTGAGGTTCCAGTCGAAGCCGCAGGCGGGCAGCGTCGTGCACCTGGAGAAGACGCTGGCGTACGTCGACGGGTCGCTGCTCGACAAGGCCGTCGCCGCGTCGACCGCGTAG
- the prcB gene encoding proteasome subunit beta yields MTDLLGGGRLPAAFTTPGISSFTEFLAGQAPELLPSRRVLPGTVTEVPHATTIVAVTSATGVIMAGDRRATMGLQIAQRDIEKVFQADEYSCVGIAGTAGMAIEMVRLFQVELEHYEKLEGSTLSLEGKANRLSTLIRNNLPLAMQGLAVVPLFAGYDVDGQFGRIFSYDVTGGKYEEHSYFAVGSGSGPARGALKKKYREGITDAEAVRIAVDALYDAADEDAGTGGPDLIRKIYPVVAVVTGDGFRRVPDPEIGEVVEAIVAERHQNPGG; encoded by the coding sequence GTGACCGACCTGCTTGGCGGGGGGCGGCTGCCGGCCGCGTTCACGACGCCGGGGATCTCCTCGTTCACGGAGTTCCTGGCCGGTCAGGCGCCGGAGCTGCTGCCGAGCCGCCGCGTACTGCCAGGGACGGTGACCGAGGTGCCGCACGCCACGACGATCGTCGCCGTCACGAGCGCCACCGGCGTCATCATGGCCGGTGACCGCCGCGCCACGATGGGCCTGCAGATCGCGCAGCGTGACATCGAGAAGGTGTTCCAGGCCGACGAGTACTCCTGCGTCGGCATCGCCGGCACGGCCGGCATGGCGATCGAGATGGTGCGGCTGTTCCAGGTCGAGCTCGAGCACTACGAGAAGCTCGAGGGCTCCACGCTGTCGCTGGAGGGCAAGGCCAACCGTCTCTCCACGCTGATCCGCAACAACCTTCCCCTCGCCATGCAGGGCCTCGCCGTGGTGCCGCTGTTCGCGGGTTACGACGTCGACGGGCAGTTCGGCCGGATCTTCAGCTACGACGTGACGGGCGGGAAGTACGAGGAGCACTCGTACTTCGCGGTCGGCTCCGGCAGCGGGCCGGCGCGCGGCGCCCTCAAGAAGAAGTACCGCGAGGGCATCACCGACGCCGAGGCCGTGCGCATCGCGGTCGACGCGCTGTACGACGCCGCCGACGAGGACGCCGGCACCGGCGGCCCCGACCTCATCCGCAAGATCTACCCGGTGGTCGCCGTCGTCACGGGCGACGGCTTCCGCCGCGTCCCCGACCCCGAGATCGGCGAGGTCGTCGAGGCCATCGTTGCCGAGCGCCACCAGAACCCCGGAGGCTGA
- the prcA gene encoding proteasome subunit alpha — MTTPFYVSPEQFMRDKSEYARKGIARGRSVLVLSYADGILFVAENPSTALHKVSEIYDRIAFAAVGKYNEFENLRVAGVRLADLRGYAYDRADVTGRALANAYAQTLGTIFTQEAKPYEVEIVVAEVADTPAGDQMYRLTYDGSVADEHGYVAMGGKAEELTAYLKEHHSEGLSLKDAMDVAVRALGGQEARDFEPDSLEVAVLDRTRPRRKFKRVLAGRLAELMPVREAAPVTQDAASQEPPPAP, encoded by the coding sequence ATGACCACCCCGTTCTACGTCTCGCCCGAGCAGTTCATGCGGGACAAGTCCGAGTACGCCCGCAAGGGCATCGCGCGCGGGCGCAGCGTGCTCGTGCTCTCGTACGCCGACGGCATCCTGTTCGTCGCGGAGAACCCGTCCACGGCGCTGCACAAGGTCAGCGAGATCTACGACCGCATCGCGTTCGCCGCGGTCGGCAAGTACAACGAGTTCGAGAACCTCCGCGTCGCCGGCGTCCGCCTCGCCGACCTGCGCGGCTACGCGTACGACCGCGCCGACGTCACGGGCCGCGCCCTCGCCAACGCGTACGCGCAGACGCTCGGCACGATCTTCACGCAGGAGGCGAAGCCGTACGAGGTCGAGATCGTCGTCGCCGAAGTGGCCGACACGCCGGCCGGCGACCAGATGTACCGGCTCACGTACGACGGCTCGGTCGCCGACGAGCACGGCTACGTCGCGATGGGCGGCAAGGCGGAGGAGCTGACGGCGTACCTCAAGGAGCACCACAGCGAGGGCCTGTCGCTCAAGGACGCGATGGACGTCGCGGTACGCGCGCTGGGCGGGCAGGAGGCCCGTGACTTCGAGCCGGACTCGCTGGAGGTCGCGGTGCTCGACAGGACGCGGCCGCGCAGGAAGTTCAAGCGCGTGCTGGCCGGGCGGCTCGCCGAGCTGATGCCGGTCCGCGAGGCCGCGCCGGTGACCCAGGACGCCGCGTCGCAGGAGCCCCCGCCGGCGCCGTAA
- a CDS encoding lysylphosphatidylglycerol synthase domain-containing protein — protein MAADPMALVRPRHDPHAVRRALAAALTAAVVVVAFAGVLPRVADAGAVWDLVSTLPAGAVAAVALLTLAHVAAYPLLSMASLPGLRFWPAVVVTQASTAVSHTVPAGGGVGVGVTYAMYAGYGFPPTPIVLSVTTTGVANVVVKLTMPAVAAVLLAVSGDAPGWAWRAAQLGLLLTAGTVFFATGVLTHRRDAAYVVRGVARVVATLRRRDPAAAAETADRALDTAREQARALCRPRGLAILGAAIGSHLVMYALFAACLSAVGAGVGVPLSFAAFAVVRLGLAVPVTPGGVGVAEAGYAAALVASGAAAEPAVAAVLLFRAATYLLPIPLGFACGVAWRRRGMRNTPRGYRVRSA, from the coding sequence ATGGCCGCCGACCCGATGGCGCTCGTACGGCCGCGCCACGACCCGCACGCGGTACGCCGCGCGCTCGCGGCCGCGCTCACCGCGGCGGTCGTCGTCGTCGCGTTCGCCGGGGTGCTTCCCCGGGTCGCCGACGCCGGCGCCGTCTGGGACCTCGTCTCGACGCTGCCCGCGGGTGCCGTCGCAGCGGTCGCGCTGCTCACGCTCGCCCACGTCGCGGCGTACCCGCTGCTGTCCATGGCCTCGCTGCCCGGCCTGCGGTTCTGGCCCGCCGTCGTCGTGACGCAGGCCAGCACCGCCGTCTCCCACACGGTGCCCGCGGGTGGCGGCGTGGGGGTCGGGGTGACGTACGCGATGTACGCCGGCTACGGCTTCCCGCCCACCCCCATCGTGCTGTCCGTGACGACGACCGGTGTCGCGAACGTCGTCGTGAAGCTCACCATGCCGGCCGTCGCCGCCGTGCTCCTCGCCGTCTCGGGTGACGCGCCCGGCTGGGCGTGGCGCGCGGCGCAGCTCGGTCTGCTGCTGACGGCGGGGACGGTGTTCTTCGCGACCGGTGTGCTGACGCACCGGCGCGACGCGGCGTACGTCGTCCGCGGCGTCGCGCGCGTCGTCGCGACGCTGCGCCGCAGGGACCCGGCCGCGGCAGCGGAGACCGCCGACCGCGCGCTCGACACCGCGCGCGAGCAGGCGCGGGCACTCTGCCGGCCGCGCGGGCTCGCCATCCTCGGCGCGGCGATCGGCAGCCACCTCGTCATGTACGCCCTCTTCGCCGCCTGCCTCTCGGCGGTCGGCGCGGGCGTCGGCGTGCCGCTGTCGTTCGCGGCGTTCGCCGTCGTGCGACTCGGCCTCGCCGTGCCGGTCACGCCGGGCGGCGTGGGCGTCGCCGAGGCCGGCTACGCCGCCGCGCTCGTCGCCTCCGGCGCCGCGGCCGAGCCTGCCGTCGCGGCCGTGCTGCTGTTCCGCGCGGCGACGTACCTCCTCCCCATCCCGCTCGGCTTCGCGTGCGGCGTCGCGTGGCGCAGGCGCGGGATGCGGAATACCCCTAGGGGGTATCGCGTTCGGAGCGCGTGA
- a CDS encoding GAF and ANTAR domain-containing protein, giving the protein MTTAEPSADVTVEPVDPTTLLLLLDERESVQDALDRLVKSCRSALPVCDDASVTLVRDDGPRTAAATSERAFQIDQWEYEHMLGPCIDALRDGEEHYVATPADTATYGDFGTVIAEVGISSVLGIPLSAGGETVGALNVYAGVERAFDDDASRELARYVALQAATTLHNVRIYDATRTLAQQLEQAMASRATIEQAKGVLAAQAGVSPDDAFTLLRNASQRENVKLREIAERIVASVARGQ; this is encoded by the coding sequence ATGACCACCGCCGAGCCGTCGGCCGACGTCACGGTCGAGCCGGTCGACCCCACGACGCTCCTCCTGCTGCTCGACGAGCGGGAGAGCGTTCAGGATGCCCTCGACCGGCTCGTGAAGTCGTGCCGTTCGGCGCTGCCCGTCTGCGACGACGCGAGCGTCACGCTGGTCCGCGACGACGGGCCGCGCACCGCCGCGGCGACGTCGGAGCGGGCGTTCCAGATCGACCAGTGGGAGTACGAGCACATGCTCGGCCCCTGCATCGACGCGCTGCGCGACGGCGAGGAGCACTACGTCGCGACCCCGGCCGACACGGCGACGTACGGCGACTTCGGCACCGTCATCGCGGAGGTCGGGATCTCGAGCGTGCTCGGGATCCCGCTCTCCGCCGGTGGCGAGACCGTGGGCGCACTCAACGTGTACGCCGGCGTGGAGCGGGCGTTCGACGACGACGCGAGCCGCGAGCTCGCGCGCTACGTCGCGCTCCAGGCGGCGACGACGCTGCACAACGTCCGCATCTACGACGCCACCCGCACGCTCGCGCAGCAGCTCGAGCAGGCCATGGCGTCGCGAGCCACCATCGAGCAGGCCAAGGGCGTCCTCGCCGCGCAGGCTGGCGTCTCCCCCGACGACGCGTTCACGCTGCTGCGCAACGCCTCCCAGCGCGAGAACGTCAAGCTGCGCGAGATCGCCGAACGCATCGTCGCGAGCGTGGCGCGGGGCCAGTAG
- a CDS encoding cupredoxin domain-containing protein, which yields MRRLALALAVLAVTACSDGGEPQAARTVAVTMKNVAFSPATLSVAKGETVTFEFTNEDSVRHDAFVGDAAAQADHEKDMRSGDGHGGHGGDDAVTVEPGKTATLTHTFDEAGTVEIGCHEPGHYGGGMKIVVTVT from the coding sequence GTGAGACGCCTCGCCCTCGCCCTTGCCGTCCTCGCCGTGACGGCGTGCTCCGACGGCGGCGAGCCCCAGGCCGCGCGCACGGTCGCCGTGACGATGAAGAACGTCGCGTTCTCCCCCGCGACGCTGTCCGTCGCGAAGGGCGAGACGGTGACGTTCGAGTTCACGAACGAGGACTCCGTACGCCACGACGCGTTCGTCGGCGACGCCGCCGCGCAGGCCGACCACGAGAAGGACATGCGCTCCGGCGACGGGCACGGCGGACACGGCGGCGACGACGCTGTCACGGTCGAGCCGGGCAAGACGGCGACGCTGACGCACACGTTCGACGAGGCGGGGACGGTCGAGATCGGCTGTCACGAGCCCGGCCACTACGGCGGCGGCATGAAGATCGTCGTCACCGTCACCTGA